The window CATATTGATGAATTTGCAATCGGCCTAATTATAGGTTTAAACGGTTTAGTGATTGCATTATTTGAGATGATCATGATTAATAAGATTGAGAAAAAGCGGTCGCCTATGTATTTTATTGTCGTTGGCGCAGTACTATTCTCCATTTCCTACCTCATGTTGAGCGCCCCAATTAGTTTGCATATTGCTGGTGCCATTATTACCATAGTCATCTTTACCGGAGGAGAAATGTTCGCTTTACCATTTATAAATACAATAGTAATTAGCCGAAGTAATGAACATAATAGAGGCTTATATGCAGCTGGCTATACATTAAGCTGGTCTTGCGCTCAAGTTGTTGGTCCGTTTACAGGGTTTTTTATTGCAAGGCATTTGGGCTATAACTGGCTTTGGTTCGGACTTGCAGTAATGCTTTTAATTTGTGCCTGGGGTTTTAGTTTGCTTAACAAAAAACAAACAAAATCTATTTTAACCTAGCAAATTATTTCAGCTGGAAAATGGATTTCCAGCTGAAATAAAATTTATTTAACCCGCTCTGCTTTCACACCTTCGTTTGTAATTTTTACAGGAAGGATATTACCATCAGCATCAAATTTCATTTCTTCAATACAAGTTACACGATGATTTCCATCCGTTTCTGTTAATGGCCTGCGGTGATATACAATATAATATTTACCATTCTTTTGATTTATAATTACCGAATTATGTCCGGCACCAGTAGCAATCGAAGCATCTTGTTTTAAAATTTTGTCTACTCTTTTAAACGGACCAAATGGAGAATCACCTACCGCATAGGCTACAGAATAATCCGGACCAGTCCAACCGCCTTCGCTCCACATGAAATAATATTTACCATTTCTGATAAACATATAGGGTCCTTCCACATAGTTATCTGGGGTAATTTCCTTAAAAATTGTTCCATCCGGGAAAGGTAAAAAGCCGGTAAAATCTTTATTCAATTTAGCTATGTTGCAATGTTTCCAACCACCATAAATTAAATAATACGCACCATCTTTATCTTTAAAAACGAATTGATCAATGGGTTGAGCACCATTATGAAATTTATCTACCAATGGTTTTCCCAAGTGATCTTTATACGGTCCCTCTGGCTTATCGGCCACAGCAACGCCAATCCCGCCTATTTCATTGTCATTCTGAATATCATTTGCACCAAAAAAGAGGTAATATTTCTTATCTTTTTCAACAATTGCAGGCGCCCACATGGCTTTATTTGCCCATTTTATTGCTGCGGTATCTACAATATGTTCATGTTTTTTCCAGGTGACTAAATCCGTTGATGAAAAAGCATCCATGAATACCTGCTCTCTATATTTGGCAGAATAAGTTGGATAAATCCAATATTTATTGCCAAATATCGCCACATCTGGGTCTGCGTACCAACCCTTAAATATCGGGTTTCCTGATTGATTAATCGTTTTAGTACTTTGGGCAAAAGTAGCCAAGCCTGTTACAAGTAAAAGTGATGAGATTAGGTATTTCATGCCCACAATTTATAAAAAATATTGTGTTTAAAAAATAAGATCCATATGAACTGCTGATTTTTGAAAAGCAATTACAGCTGCATTTCGGTAAAACCAGCCCCGCCCCCGTTTCTGCTCCGATGAAGAATCGGGAGCATTTACTTTGGTCGGGTTTAGGTGGCAAAGCCAGCAAAATTATTTGTGGTTGCTAATTGCCTACCCCATTGCCAGCAAATAGCATTTTAACGGGTTTGTATCTTGAAACCTTGCAGAAACAGGCTTATCAAATAGCGAACAGACCGCAATTAATAAACCCGACAGCAGCGAGCACATTTGGTAACCCTTTCGGTTACCAATGAGTAAAGCGAATGGCGGGGCTGCAGACCCTATCAAAACCAACCGTTAATTTCCAAAAAAAAATCCTTGTTTAGCGAACCAAACAAGGATTTATATCACAAAATGATTATTTTATTTACTCATCTCTGCAAAATATTTATGGAACAAAGGCAGTGTTTCAATTCCTTTGTAATAATTATATATATCATATTTTTCGTTTGGAGAATGCAATGCATCGCTATCTAAACCGAAACCGAAAAGCACCGATTTTATACCCAAAACATCTTCGAACAGCGCAACAATAGGAATACTACCACCGCCACGAGTCGGAATAGCGTTTTTACCAAAACTAACCTCGATTGCTTTTTCTGCAGCTTTATAAGCAACGCTATCAGTTGGCGTTACCACGGGCTCGCCACCATGATGTGCCTTAACAGTAACTTTTACGTTTTTCGGAGCGATGCTTTCAAAATGTTTGGTAAAAATATCGGCAATTTCCTCCGAACTTTGATTGGGAACCAAACGCATAGAGATTTTTGCATTCGCCTTACTTGGCAAAACAGTTTTGGCACCTTCGCCAATATAACCACTCCAGATTCCATTCACTTCTAACGTTGGTCGGGTACCTGTACGCTCTAAAGTAGAGTAGCCTTTTTCGCCCCAAACTTCATCAATATTAAGGTCTTTAGTATATTCTTCCTCATCGTAAGGAGCAGAATTTAGAGCTTTTTTCTCTTCATCAGTTAACTCAATAACCTTATCATAAAAAGCAGGAATGGTGATGTGGTTATTTTCATCATGCAAAGAAGCTATCATTTTACACAAAATAGTTGCCGGATTAGCAACTGCTCCCCCATAAACACCGGAGTGTAAATCGCGGTTCGGACCAACAACTTCAACCTCCATATATGCTAAACCACGCAAGCCGGTTTCGATAGATGGATGCTCCATGCTAATCATCGAAGTATCAGAAATTAAAACCACATCAGCTTTTAAGCGTTCGGCATTTGCTTTTACAAAAATACCAAGATTTGCAGAACCAACCTCCTCTTCACCCTCGATCATAAACTTTACGTTACAGGCTAAAGTATTGGTTTCCATCATCAATTCGAATGCTTTTACATGCATATAAAACTGACCTTTATCATCACAAGCACCACGGGCATAAATTTTACCATCGCGTATTGTAGGCTCAAAAGGTGGCGTTTTCCATAATTCTAGAGGATCTGCTGGCTGCACATCGTAATGACCATAAATTAGAACTGTTGGTAAGGATGAATCAATAATCTTTTCGCCGTAAACGATCGGATAACCAGCAGTTTCACAGATTTCTACTTGATCAGCACCTGCATCTTTAAGTTTTTGTGCAACATAATCTGCTGTTTTTAATACATCAGCCTTATATTTTGGGTCGGCGCTAACCGATGGAAAACGCAATAATTCAAACAACTCATCTAAAAAACGTTGTTTGTTCGTTTCTACATATTTTTTAATCTCTTGCATAACAAATTAATTTGGGCAAATATAGGTTTTAGCTAACAAGGAAAAAAAATAAAGCAAGCTTATTCAATAGCCCATTAAGCTAATATTTATTGCTAAGAATGGTTTTACCGATTAACATCATAAAAAATAATTTCATTTAAAACTTGTTGTAATATTTGTAAATTGCAACAAAAATTTTAAACTAAAAATCA is drawn from Pedobacter mucosus and contains these coding sequences:
- a CDS encoding MFS transporter, with protein sequence MLTTVFITCAFLMFRVVPVFFKEQWHIDEFAIGLIIGLNGLVIALFEMIMINKIEKKRSPMYFIVVGAVLFSISYLMLSAPISLHIAGAIITIVIFTGGEMFALPFINTIVISRSNEHNRGLYAAGYTLSWSCAQVVGPFTGFFIARHLGYNWLWFGLAVMLLICAWGFSLLNKKQTKSILT
- a CDS encoding glycoside hydrolase family 43 protein — translated: MKYLISSLLLVTGLATFAQSTKTINQSGNPIFKGWYADPDVAIFGNKYWIYPTYSAKYREQVFMDAFSSTDLVTWKKHEHIVDTAAIKWANKAMWAPAIVEKDKKYYLFFGANDIQNDNEIGGIGVAVADKPEGPYKDHLGKPLVDKFHNGAQPIDQFVFKDKDGAYYLIYGGWKHCNIAKLNKDFTGFLPFPDGTIFKEITPDNYVEGPYMFIRNGKYYFMWSEGGWTGPDYSVAYAVGDSPFGPFKRVDKILKQDASIATGAGHNSVIINQKNGKYYIVYHRRPLTETDGNHRVTCIEEMKFDADGNILPVKITNEGVKAERVK
- a CDS encoding dipeptidase, translated to MQEIKKYVETNKQRFLDELFELLRFPSVSADPKYKADVLKTADYVAQKLKDAGADQVEICETAGYPIVYGEKIIDSSLPTVLIYGHYDVQPADPLELWKTPPFEPTIRDGKIYARGACDDKGQFYMHVKAFELMMETNTLACNVKFMIEGEEEVGSANLGIFVKANAERLKADVVLISDTSMISMEHPSIETGLRGLAYMEVEVVGPNRDLHSGVYGGAVANPATILCKMIASLHDENNHITIPAFYDKVIELTDEEKKALNSAPYDEEEYTKDLNIDEVWGEKGYSTLERTGTRPTLEVNGIWSGYIGEGAKTVLPSKANAKISMRLVPNQSSEEIADIFTKHFESIAPKNVKVTVKAHHGGEPVVTPTDSVAYKAAEKAIEVSFGKNAIPTRGGGSIPIVALFEDVLGIKSVLFGFGLDSDALHSPNEKYDIYNYYKGIETLPLFHKYFAEMSK